The stretch of DNA TTTTTGCCCTTGTCGCTTATTACAGCCTTACCCTTGCCTACTCCTTTGGACTTAAGCGCCTTGTGCTTGTGGATGTTTTTACCCTTGCCCTTCTTTATACCCTGAGGCTTGTGGCGGGAGCTTTGAGCGTGGATGTTGCCCTGACCTTCTGGATACTGGCCTTTTCCATGTTCATATTTTTAAGCCTTGCCCTGGTGAAGCGCTATGCGGAGCTGCACCTGAATCTTGAAAACAATGGAGGAGGAAAGCCTCTTGGCAGAGGCTATCATACTGAAGACATGGGACTTCTCCTTGTCATGGGTGTGGTTGCAGGCTACCTCTGCGTGCTGGTACTGGCCCTTTATATTCAGGATGAGGCCACAAGTAAGCTTTATGCCAGACCTGAATGGATATGGTCTGCCTGCATATTGCTTCTTTTCTGGATAAGCCGTATCTGGCTTCTTTCCCACAGGGGAGAAATGCATGATGATCCGGTTGTTTTTGCCGTCAGAGATAAAATCAGCCTTGCTGTCGGATTCTTACTCGGACTCATATTCTGGATGGCCCTATGAAAACAGAGCATTTATATTCATGGGGTTTTTTTCCCCCCTTTGCCCAGACGCCACACCCTGTTTTCTGGCGAAAAGATTTAAATGATACCATGGCAAAGCTCGTCAGGGATCACGGTTCCACACTGGCCTTTGGCAATGGCTTGAGCTACGGTGATTCCTGTCTTGCCCTGAGTGATCAGGTGCTGCATCTTCGTCATCTTAAAAGGTTTATTTTTGCAGACTGGGAAAGGGGAGTTCTTCGTGCGGAAGCAGGAGTGAGCCTTGAAGAGGTACTTGCCTTAAGTATCCCCAACGGCTGGTTTCTTCCCGTAACTCCCGGAACCCGCTATGTCACCCTGGGAGGTGCCCTTGCCAATGACGTCCATGGAAAAAACCACCATGTCGGCGGAACCTTTGGCTGTCATGTGATAAGGTTCTGCCTGCTCCGCTCCGATGGCTCAGAGCTTATATGCTCGGCGGATGAGAATGCAGCGCTTTTCAGGGCCACCATCGGAGGGCTTGGTCTCACCGGCATCATTCTATGGGTGGAGTTTTCTCTCCTTGCCATTGCCTCGACGGATATGGATATTTTAAATGTGCGTTTTGGCGGACTGGATGATTTTTTTGCCCTTTCCTCAGAACTTGACCCTGTACATGAATATACGGTTTCATGGATAGACTGCCTTGCAAAGGGAAGAAATCTTGGCAGGGGTATTTTTATGGCAGGGAATCACGCCAAAGAAGGCCCCCTTTTGCCGGATACCGGAGCAAGGCCTGGCATTCCCTTTACCTTTCCTTTTTCTGCGGTGAACAACCTCACTTTACCCTGGATGAACAAGCTTTATTACCAGATGGCTTCGCCGGGCAGAAAATATATAAGCCAGTCCTATGCACCCTTTTTCTATCCGCTGGACAGTATTGATGGCTGGAACCGATGTTACGGGAAAAAGGGATTTCAGCAGTATCAGTGTGTGATCCCGGAAAAGGAGGCGGAACATGGTATCCGTAAACTGCTGGCCATGATATCTGGTTCAGCTACTGGTTCTTTTCTGGCTGTTCTCAAGCGATGTGGCAATATTCCATCTCCAGGTCTTATGTCCTTTCCCCTTCCCGGCATTACCCTTGCTCTGGATTTTCCAAGAAGAGACCTTAATGACGACCTGTTTAAAAAGATGGATGCACTGGTGCGTGAAACCGGCGGCAGGCTGTATCCGGCCAAGGATGCTGTGATGTCTGCTTCTGATTTTAAACATTTTTATCCCCAGTGGGAAGAGTTGGAAGCCCTCAGGGATTCTGGYTTGTGTTCCCGTTTCTGGAAAAGGKTGATTTCATGAAAAATATTTTGATCATTGGTGCTTATTCTGCAATTGCTTCTGCCACAGCCCGGATGTGGGCTGAGAAAAAAGCCCGTTTTTTTCTGGTGGGAAGGGATGGGGAAAAACTGAAGCAGACAGGAGAGGATCTGGCTGCAAGGGGAGCCACAAGCTTTTATACCCATACCATGGATGTCAATGATACGGATGCCCATGCTCTGATGCTGGAAAAGGCTTTTTTTGAGCTTGGTCAGGTGGATCTGGTTTTGCTGGCCCACGGTACACTGCCTGATCAGCTGGCCTGCGAGGGTGATGTTAAGGTCACCATGGAGGCTTTAGCCACTAACGGGATGAGTACCCTGAGCCTGCTTACGGCCATTTCGCCCATGATGGAAAAACAGGGCAGTGGTTGCATGGCGGTAATTTCTTCGGTGGCTGCCCTCAGGGGAAGGCCTTCCAACTACGTATATGGCTCGGCTAAGGCATTGGTGGAAACCTTTTGTGAAGGTCTGCGGGCAAGGCTTTTTCAATCCGGAGTGCATCTGCTTCTTATTCGTCCGGGCTTTGTGGACACACCCATGACAAAGGATTTGTCCCTGCCGGGGTTGCTGCTTGTAACACCGGAAAGGGTGGCAAAGGATATTATCCGTGCTGTGGACAATAAAAAAGAGACCATTTTCACCCCATGGTTCTGGCGCTGGATTATGTTGATTATCCGGAGTATCCCGTCACCTCTTTTTAAAAGGTTTAGGAGTTACGCAGTTGAATTTTAACATACTGATTTTTATGGACACCAATATTGCATTGCATCAAAGGGTTCGTGTAAAATCAGATACTTGAAAAGCAACTGCGTAACTCCTAAGGTTGAAGCTTTGAGAAAAAAATGGGTTAATGGTAGTGCATTTAACATCCCATTTTTGTAACTTCTCAATAAGTGCAGGCGATAATTAAATCAAGTGGTTACGGTCTTAGTTTTTTGAACCAAAGCAATTATAATGCCAACGACGCTGCCAATAATTTCAAATATTTATTTTTAGCATACAACATGCATAAGATGCATTTGGCTGATTTTACTTTGATAATCCATGCCTTTAAATCATTGTAAATATAGTTTGTTTTTTTGTTCCTGCACTTATTGAGAAGTTACCCATTTTTTCATAATTTCAAGTTTTTTTATTTTTTGGATGATTGAGTCTTGGAAATTTTTTAGGCCTTTTTTTATGCTCACGAGGCTCTATTCGATCGGGTCTGTACTCTATAACTCGATGTTCAAGTTTTTTATAATCCGCTGATTTTATTACATGCAAAACAACGAGGCGCAAGTGTTGTTTCCTTTAAAATCAATATGTTAGACATGGTTGCTGTTTGCTGAGTTCCCTGAATAATCGGAAAACTTGAACATCGAGTTATAGATTCTTCCGGAAGTTCAGGTAGTCCTCAGCACTCTGCTCCGGTGCTTCCAGCATGGGGAGGTGTCCGATACCTTCCATGAGAATAAGGCTGGACTTAGGCAAAAGACCGTGGAGTATTTCTGCATTCCCCGGATGAAGTACTTTATCCTCGCTGCCCCATACGATGAGGGTGGGCGTTTCAAGTCCTGATATTTTTTCTCTGACATTGCTGCTGAGAATATCTTTAAAAATCCTTTTTTCCAGAGTGGCATTTTCCATGCGTTCTCTGGCAATGACCCGCAGAAAAGCTTTTGGTGTATAGGGTGCTTTTTCCATGACAAGGGAGGGAAGGCTGAAAATATCTTCTTCCTTTTCAATAATCAGTGGGTTTTTCTCATTATTATCCGCCACCATTGTTTCCCATGCGTTTGCGGTGGGACCGTCCCAGAGACCTCCGGGATTTAAAAGCCAGAGGCTTTCCACCTGATCCGGATACATGGAAGCATAAACCATGGCAATCTGCCCGCCCATTGAGCTGCCGCCCATATGCATGCTGGTGATTCCAAGGCCTTCTGCCATTTGATGCAGTCTTTTGGCCTGTTCTTCAGGGGTATAGGAGGCGCCTTCCGGTCTGGCGGATTCTCCAAAGCCCGTATGGTCCGGTATGATGACCCTGTAGTGGGGAGTTAAAAAACGGGCCATTCTTGTAAAATTATCCTTGTCAGCTCCGAAACCATGGAGAAGTATAAGGGGTTCTCCCTGTCCTCCTTCCAGATAAACGTAGTGCAGGTCTCTTCCGAAATGGATTTCTTTTCGGATGAGGCCGGATTTTTTTCGTTCAGAATCCAGAGCAAAAGCAAAGCTTTTTTCTGGGAAAAACTGAACCATTCCAAAGGGAATGGCTGCAAGGACGAGCAGAATACCAATGATGATTCCGGCTGTTTTCAAGGGAAAACTCCATTTTGTTAAATTGTTTCGGGAGCGTATTGACCTGATACTTTTGGATGCGTATCATAAAAAAAGAATGAAAGATTCAGTATTTTATAAAAGGAGAATGCCATGCTGCCATCCATAGGTGTCGGAGCCACTGCCATGAGAGCCATTGGAACCCGTTTTTCTGCCACGGCCCACAATGTTGCCAATGTGAATACAGATGGTTTTCGTCCACAGAATGCTGTGCTTGTGGAAGGCCCCAGGGGTGCCGGTCCTGAGGTTCATGTGACTCCCAAAAATGCTTTTCCCCCAGAGCAGACCGCTGTGCAGGGTGTGGAGGGCAGGGCAGAGCCTCCTGTGCTTCCCTCTGAAACCGATCTTGCCAGAGAAACTGTCCATTCCATCAAAGACAGCAGG from Desulfobotulus mexicanus encodes:
- a CDS encoding FAD-binding oxidoreductase, giving the protein MKTEHLYSWGFFPPFAQTPHPVFWRKDLNDTMAKLVRDHGSTLAFGNGLSYGDSCLALSDQVLHLRHLKRFIFADWERGVLRAEAGVSLEEVLALSIPNGWFLPVTPGTRYVTLGGALANDVHGKNHHVGGTFGCHVIRFCLLRSDGSELICSADENAALFRATIGGLGLTGIILWVEFSLLAIASTDMDILNVRFGGLDDFFALSSELDPVHEYTVSWIDCLAKGRNLGRGIFMAGNHAKEGPLLPDTGARPGIPFTFPFSAVNNLTLPWMNKLYYQMASPGRKYISQSYAPFFYPLDSIDGWNRCYGKKGFQQYQCVIPEKEAEHGIRKLLAMISGSATGSFLAVLKRCGNIPSPGLMSFPLPGITLALDFPRRDLNDDLFKKMDALVRETGGRLYPAKDAVMSASDFKHFYPQWEELEALRDSGLCSRFWKRXIS
- a CDS encoding SDR family oxidoreductase produces the protein MKNILIIGAYSAIASATARMWAEKKARFFLVGRDGEKLKQTGEDLAARGATSFYTHTMDVNDTDAHALMLEKAFFELGQVDLVLLAHGTLPDQLACEGDVKVTMEALATNGMSTLSLLTAISPMMEKQGSGCMAVISSVAALRGRPSNYVYGSAKALVETFCEGLRARLFQSGVHLLLIRPGFVDTPMTKDLSLPGLLLVTPERVAKDIIRAVDNKKETIFTPWFWRWIMLIIRSIPSPLFKRFRSYAVEF
- a CDS encoding alpha/beta fold hydrolase codes for the protein MKTAGIIIGILLVLAAIPFGMVQFFPEKSFAFALDSERKKSGLIRKEIHFGRDLHYVYLEGGQGEPLILLHGFGADKDNFTRMARFLTPHYRVIIPDHTGFGESARPEGASYTPEEQAKRLHQMAEGLGITSMHMGGSSMGGQIAMVYASMYPDQVESLWLLNPGGLWDGPTANAWETMVADNNEKNPLIIEKEEDIFSLPSLVMEKAPYTPKAFLRVIARERMENATLEKRIFKDILSSNVREKISGLETPTLIVWGSEDKVLHPGNAEILHGLLPKSSLILMEGIGHLPMLEAPEQSAEDYLNFRKNL
- a CDS encoding flagellar basal body rod C-terminal domain-containing protein, encoding MLPSIGVGATAMRAIGTRFSATAHNVANVNTDGFRPQNAVLVEGPRGAGPEVHVTPKNAFPPEQTAVQGVEGRAEPPVLPSETDLARETVHSIKDSRGYAANARQISVSDEMMGSLLSIRE